The nucleotide window GGGCAGCCCTGAACCGGGGGCAGCCCCGCCCGATGCGGCGGGGCTAGCGGCGTTGCCAGTCCGCCGCGGTGTTTTCCTGCCAGCCCGAGCGGTGCAGCAGCGGGGTGTCGTCGGTGAAATCCGGCCAGCCCAGACAGAGCAGCGCGCTGAACTCCCAGCTTTCCGGCACCTGCAGCAAGGCGGTGATCCGCGCCGGATCGAGGATCGAGACCATGCCGAGGCCGAGGTTGCGCGCCCGCGCCGCCAGCCACAGCGTATGGATCGCCATGGCGGTGGATTGCTGCAGCGTCCGGGCCATGGTGGCGCGGCCCAGATGGTGGCCTTCGGCCGGGTCGATCTCGGTCAGGACCGCCAGCCAGACCGGGGCGCGGTCCAGCCCCGCCAGCTTCAGCGCGTCATATTCCTGCCGCTGCGGGCCCTGGTAGCGGGTGGCGGCCTCGGCATTGCAGCGCAGGAAATCGGCGCGGATCGCGGCGCGCAGGCCGGGGCTTTCGACCCGGATCACCCGCCATGGCCGGGAATTGCCGACCGAGGGCGCCAGTTCCATCGCCGCGCGCAGCGCGTCCAGCAGCGGCTCGGGAATCGGATCCTTGCGGAAATGCCGCACGTCGCGGCGCCAGCGCAGGATGCGGTCCAGGGCGGCACGGTCCTCGGCGCCGAACTCCATCACGGTACCGCGCAGATGGCGCTGTCGGGCAGGCCCTCGGCCCCGGCGCGGATGGCGACCGGGCGGTCGGGCACGGTCAGCTCGACGGCGAGCGGCCGGCCAGAGACGGTCAGCGGCCGGTGGTTGTTGGCGTTCAACTCGACCCGCAGCCGGTCGCCGGGCTCCAGCGCGTCGAGATGCCGGGCCGGGCCGTAGAGCCGGGCGATCTTGGTGCCGTTCAGGTAAAGATGCGCGTGCCCCTCGCCCGTCCGGTGGGTCAGGCCGGCATGGTCGGGGGCGAAGCAGAAGCCCTGCAGCTGCAGGAACAGGTTCCAGCCCGAGACGCTGTCGGGTTCCAGCCGGGCCGAGGCGGTGGCGCTGCCGGCGGGCAGGTCGATCGGGGCGCCGTGGTCATGCGTCTTGGCCCCGGCGGCCGCCGCGCCATGGCCGCTTGCGCCATGGTCGTGGCCGTCCAGGGTAATGCCGTTGGCCGCGGCGACGACGAAACCCAGCCCGCCGCCGAAGATCAGGCCGATCAGCAGCATCGGGATCGAACGATCCATGTCTGGCCCCCGGTTCATGGAAGGGCCGGGCACGGTCTGTGCCCGGCCGGAGGAATTTTCCGACCGGATCAGGCGGGCTGCGGAACAGCCGCCCGCTGACCCTCGCGCTGCCAGAACCAGCCGGCCAGCAGGCCGAGCAGCGCCCAGGCCATGGCCCCGGCCCCCAGCGCCCGGCCGGCGAACTCGGCCGAAAGCTCGGGCGGGACCGGGCCGGCATAGCTGCCGGGCTGCGGCGCGCCGATCAGATGCGGGGCCAGGATCAGCACCACGGCGACAGCCCAGGCTGCCCAGCCCTTGCCAAAGGCGACCAGCCACAGCGCCAGCCCGGTGGCGATGGCGGTGCCCAGCCACCAGATGGCGCGAAGCTGCACCTCG belongs to Paracoccus sp. TOH and includes:
- the bluB gene encoding 5,6-dimethylbenzimidazole synthase, with protein sequence MEFGAEDRAALDRILRWRRDVRHFRKDPIPEPLLDALRAAMELAPSVGNSRPWRVIRVESPGLRAAIRADFLRCNAEAATRYQGPQRQEYDALKLAGLDRAPVWLAVLTEIDPAEGHHLGRATMARTLQQSTAMAIHTLWLAARARNLGLGMVSILDPARITALLQVPESWEFSALLCLGWPDFTDDTPLLHRSGWQENTAADWQRR